One part of the Bdellovibrio sp. KM01 genome encodes these proteins:
- the mnmE gene encoding tRNA uridine-5-carboxymethylaminomethyl(34) synthesis GTPase MnmE, with translation MLRGDRDKDTICAVSTPHGVGGISVIRVSGPRTFEIVSKLCKFLPAHPESHKVYFGNLKDGGNEIDEVLVTYFQNGRSFTGEEVIEISCHGSPLICQNILNSLVQLGARPADRGEFTYRAFMNGKLDLVQAESVLALIESQSQQAAKLALRQLKGQLSNKLEEVEDDMTWILAHAEASIDFSTEGIDVVDYSVVQVRLKKIEATLKDLVGTFKVGRLLKDGFRVVLTGLPNVGKSSLLNLFLEDERAIVTDIPGTTRDVIHGDTSYEGVKFTFVDTAGLRDEATDLVERIGIQKSYEAQNESDVVFFVFDIEKGMGAEETQILESLDPQKTFILANKIDRIGGSKPLEMVEKALKNSKFFQKIADPQAFFTRRVFFVSALDKKVRSSVLQELVQEFADLQVENTVLISNARHYENLVRALENTQRSQTLVDQGMGSEFLALELKESLIAIHETLGKRFDDQIMDRVFKEFCIGK, from the coding sequence ATGCTTCGAGGAGATCGTGACAAGGATACAATATGCGCGGTCTCCACTCCTCACGGAGTGGGCGGTATCTCCGTCATTCGAGTAAGCGGCCCTCGTACTTTTGAAATCGTATCGAAACTTTGCAAATTCTTACCTGCACATCCTGAATCCCATAAAGTCTATTTCGGAAATCTGAAAGACGGCGGCAATGAGATTGACGAAGTTCTGGTAACTTACTTCCAAAATGGTCGCTCTTTCACTGGTGAAGAAGTGATCGAGATTTCCTGTCACGGAAGTCCACTGATCTGCCAAAACATTTTGAATTCTTTGGTGCAATTGGGCGCTCGTCCCGCCGATCGCGGCGAGTTCACATATCGTGCATTCATGAATGGAAAATTGGATTTGGTTCAAGCTGAATCCGTTCTGGCTTTGATCGAATCCCAATCTCAACAGGCAGCTAAATTAGCTCTTCGCCAATTAAAAGGCCAGTTATCCAACAAGCTGGAAGAAGTCGAAGACGACATGACTTGGATTTTGGCGCACGCTGAAGCAAGTATTGATTTTTCGACGGAAGGTATCGATGTGGTCGATTATTCCGTTGTCCAAGTTCGTCTGAAAAAGATCGAAGCGACGCTTAAAGATCTGGTTGGAACTTTTAAAGTAGGTCGTCTTTTGAAAGATGGTTTCAGAGTTGTTCTGACCGGTCTTCCGAATGTGGGTAAATCCAGTTTGCTTAATCTTTTTTTAGAAGATGAACGTGCTATCGTAACGGATATTCCGGGCACCACCCGTGATGTGATTCATGGGGATACTTCATATGAAGGCGTTAAGTTCACTTTCGTAGATACGGCTGGCCTTCGCGATGAAGCAACGGACTTGGTTGAGCGTATTGGTATTCAAAAAAGCTATGAAGCGCAGAATGAATCCGATGTGGTGTTCTTTGTTTTCGATATCGAGAAGGGGATGGGCGCTGAAGAGACTCAAATTCTGGAGTCTTTGGATCCTCAAAAAACCTTCATTTTAGCTAATAAAATCGACCGAATTGGTGGGTCTAAACCGCTAGAAATGGTCGAAAAAGCCCTTAAAAACAGTAAATTTTTCCAGAAAATCGCAGATCCCCAGGCTTTCTTCACAAGAAGGGTGTTCTTTGTCAGTGCTCTTGATAAAAAGGTGCGTTCGAGTGTCCTTCAAGAACTTGTCCAAGAATTCGCGGATTTGCAGGTGGAAAATACCGTTCTTATTTCCAATGCCCGTCACTATGAAAACTTGGTTCGTGCTTTAGAGAATACTCAAAGGTCACAAACCTTGGTGGATCAGGGGATGGGTTCTGAATTCTTAGCTTTAGAGCTTAAAGAATCTCTCATCGCGATTCATGAAACTTTAGGTAAGCGGTTCGATGATCAAATCATGGATCGAGTATTTAAAGAGTTTTGTATCGGGAAGTAA
- a CDS encoding R3H domain-containing nucleic acid-binding protein: protein MGFFSKLFGGKSKSANSEVESLVQATLEGIIEKAQFDLSFEINSSKEDDGGAVLSVQFSGGDEELLKDKKGQMLDAFQLFLKRVVQHNFPEDKTNITVDCGGYRDETESALIERAENLKAICIEQGKSVYYRALPPKDRKVVHQYLAKDPRIKSRSLGDGLYKKIKIYPAKGGNSAQNSNAEEAHHD, encoded by the coding sequence ATGGGTTTTTTTAGTAAGCTTTTCGGGGGAAAAAGCAAGAGCGCTAACAGCGAAGTTGAATCTTTGGTTCAAGCGACTCTAGAGGGTATCATCGAAAAAGCTCAGTTCGATCTTTCTTTTGAAATCAACTCTTCAAAAGAAGATGACGGTGGAGCCGTTCTTTCTGTTCAATTCTCCGGTGGGGACGAAGAATTGTTGAAAGATAAAAAAGGACAAATGTTGGATGCTTTCCAGTTGTTCTTGAAACGCGTTGTTCAACACAATTTCCCTGAAGACAAAACTAACATCACAGTGGATTGCGGTGGATACCGTGATGAAACTGAAAGCGCTCTTATCGAACGCGCAGAGAACTTAAAAGCGATCTGCATCGAGCAAGGTAAATCTGTATATTACAGAGCTTTGCCACCGAAAGATCGCAAAGTTGTTCACCAGTATTTGGCTAAAGATCCTCGTATCAAAAGCCGCTCACTAGGTGATGGCTTGTATAAAAAAATCAAAATCTATCCAGCTAAAGGTGGCAATTCAGCGCAAAATAGCAACGCTGAAGAAGCTCACCACGATTAG